A DNA window from Xiphias gladius isolate SHS-SW01 ecotype Sanya breed wild chromosome 3, ASM1685928v1, whole genome shotgun sequence contains the following coding sequences:
- the rcvrna gene encoding recoverin a, whose amino-acid sequence MGNTKSSALSKEILEELKSNTKYSEAELCTWYQSFLKECPSGKISKEQFQGIYASFFPDADPTAYAQHVFRSFDTNADGTLDFKEYIVALHLTSGGKTLQKLEWAFALYDVDGNGTISKNEIQEIVRSIFNMIPVDDQKNLPEDEDTPEKRAEKIWEFFGKKENDKISEGEFIQGVMDNKDILRLIQYDEPQKIKDKLKEKKQ is encoded by the exons ATGGGGAATACTAAGAGCAGCGCTTTGTCGAAGGAGATCCTGGAGGAACTGAAATCCAACACAAAATACTCCGAGGCTGAGCTCTGCACTTGGTACCAGTCCTTCCTGAAGGAGTGTCCCAGCGGGAAGATCAGCAAGGAGCAGTTTCAAGGCATCTACGCCAGCTTCTTCCCAGACGCAGACCCCACGGCGTATGCACAGCACGTATTCAGGAGTTTTGACACCAACGCGGACGGCACTTTGGACTTTAAGGAATACATTGTCGCCCTGCACCTCACCTCGGGGGGAAAGACTCTGCAAAAGCTGGAGTGGGCCTTCGCCCTGTACGACGTGGACGGGAATGGAACCATCAGCAAAAATGAAATCCAAGAGATTGTTAGG TCGATATTCAACATGATTCCTGTTGATGACCAGAAGAACCTCCCCGAGGACGAAGACACACCAGAGAAGAGGGCTGAAAAAATCTGGGAATTCTTTGGGAAGAAGGAGAATG ATAAAATCTCAGAGGGAGAATTCATTCAAGGTGTGATGGACAACAAGGACATCCTGCGGTTGATACAATATGATGaaccacagaaaattaaagacAAGTTGAAAGAGAAGAAGCAATAG